In the Epinephelus lanceolatus isolate andai-2023 chromosome 6, ASM4190304v1, whole genome shotgun sequence genome, one interval contains:
- the stil gene encoding SCL-interrupting locus protein homolog isoform X1, with protein MLTRLTLAGVSKSPRCFRRLVTVNSSSVPAAAGMSCPVKFQALPTGVFDTVFTPENVRGRASMNSITPLSFPKSRLALWDGSPAGEKLRLQLCAHRKPRLVLSEKTLRLAQRHARHSNKPRLLCFLLGSVCVDADEEGITVTLDRFDPGRDQGGASGRVPSALLPGDVLVPCLFSTQTEAASDTVVQSEAELHHCFKALQQCVSNRQTLGLSQLMEVRGHVIVSHQSDTATFVLSWSAVCPSVSVDVQPVRAVPIIPTALLRSLTSIHRPLPHATNRQRGFLTMDQSRKLLLLLESDPKASNLPLVGLWLSGVTHVHNPQVWVWCLRFLFSSALQDRVLSESRCFLLVLFGSTHRAPQFFQCRGPGPGPGPQLDYQLLTASHSVTLYQQVASVEGRTLQCELDSEDHSRQMDIFRDALTSFNRAVPPAVGLSVSDQDSGVEDEDVSPRPSPSPHPPAQQVRRVQPSVPELSLLIDGSFASNHSGWQDPGSAHRPPPAPPAADRKSAPPTGNTSASSSAPRPAAPPHLHSTPNSNVQQPCTCCSTQTYNCTSIFSSSPGLHPATAPPPATYSHRHHNTPPAPSSLHSAPPPPPAQSHHNTPPPPSSYHHTPPPSSHRQTPPPSSHRQTPPPSSHHQTPPPSSHHQTPPHSSDHLTTPSVPPSSSDDTPLSSHHHTPPPPSTAPPLSTLLPTPPCLRSCPPPTLWCSDLPSPHPSCPASEAASPPWFSRPSCMNQVCDQVGGVVPSDAYQLLLHQDRQLRLLQAQVQMLLEAQGKLQSSSRQVDTHAPPNTASIAVGTGASLFWGDPVQFPLPHQEGQAPLPSSPTPPHSSSLSPSSCKPPSHADLSVIEPVDGAEDGDITGQGAACSPSGQHSFSRLQSPVLGESVSMYGAADDQQSFFHSLKNQLTSRLQESDGKQEVEQEESRRRSLSAVSGHSQSSQCSQFSQSRSKQSCGGDLVVSATVRQLQQLGVDVDREDLTASDRRVQQTVESSSTLASINPAAVLSRLSVSEPTASSLFPGGSVDLSLEANAIALRYLSDSQLSRLSLGGHTPCTGPASSNDSLLSPSNMSLATRKYMRRYGLIEEEEEEEEEVDAQKVSVRQPLTKGLNVKLLPQSQLIRDLRPKMQLLAGGTKPTAADKENCSSRRPSLVSAGSLETEGSVGNILDLSRLRQLPKLF; from the exons ATGCTAAccaggctaacgttagcaggtgttagcaaGTCACCGCGGTGTTTCCGGCGTTTAGTGACCGTTAACAGTTCCAGTGTGCCGGCCGCAGCAGGGATGAGCTGCCCGGTGAAGTTCCAGGCTCTACCGACCGGAGTGTTTGACACGGTCTTTACACCGGAGAACGTGAGAGGAAG AGCCTCGATGAACTCCATCACTCCGCTCAGTTTCCCCAAATCCAGATTGGCTCTGTGGGACGGCAGCCCTGCTGGAGAGAAGCTCCGCCTCCAGCTCTGCGCtcacag gaagcCTCGCCTGGTGCTGTCAGAAAAAACTCTGCGTCTGGCTCAGCGTCACGCCCGTCACAGCAACAAGCCCCGCCTCCTGTGTTTTCTCCTGGGATCAGTGTGTGTCGATGCAG ATGAGGAGGGCATCACTGTGACTCTGGACCGCTTTGATCCGGGTCGGGACCAGGGCGGAGCCTCAGGCAGGGTCccctctgctctgctgcctgGAGACGTCCTGGTGCCCTGTTTGTTCTCCACACAGACTGAGGCTGCGTCTGACACTGTCGTCCAATCAGAGGCTGAGCTACATCACTGCTTCAAG gcgttgcagcagtgtgtgagCAACAGACAGACTCTGGGACTATCTCAGCTgatggaggtcagaggtcatgtgaTCGTGTCTCACCAGTCTGACACTGCGACATTCGTCCTCAGCTGGTCggctgtctgtccatctgtcagCGTGGATGTTCAGCCGGTCCGGGCCGTTCCCATCATCCCCACCGCTCTGCTGAGGAGTCTGACCAGCATCCACCGGCCGCTGCCGCACGCCACCAATCGACAGAGAGG GTTTCTCACCATGGATCAGAGCaggaaactgctgctgctgctggagtctGATCCCAAAGCCTCCAACCTGCCGCTGGTCGGACT CTGGCTGAGTGGGGTCACACACGTCCACAACCCTCAGGTGTGGGTCTGGTGTCTGAGGTTCCTGTTTAGCTCCGCCCTCCAGGACAG AGTTCTGTCAGAGAGCCGCTGTTTCCTCCTCGTCCTGTTTGGCTCCACCCACAGAGCTCCTCAGTTCTTCCAGTGTcgaggaccaggaccaggaccaggacctcAGCTGGACTACCAGCTGCTGACGGCCTCCCACAGTGTCACACTGTACCAG CAGGTGGCGTCGGTGGAGGGTCGGACTCTGCAGTGTGAGCTGGACTCAGAGGATCacagcagacagatggacatCTTCAGAGACGCTCTGACCTCCTTCAACAG AGCCGTCCCTCCAGCTGTCGGTCTGTCTGTCAGCGATCAGGACTCCGGAGTCGAGGACGAAGATGTGTCTCCACGACCGTCCCCGAGTCCCCACCCCCCTGCTCAGCAG GTTCGGAGGGTTCAGCCGTCTGTTCCTGAACTCTCTCTGCTGATTGACGGCAGCTTCGCCTCCAATCACAGCGGCTGGCAGGACCCTGGCTCCGCCCACAggcctcctcctgctcctcctgccgCTGACAGGAAGTCTGCTCCTCCAACCGGAAAtacctctgcctcctcctcagctcccagacctgctgctcctcctcacctccacagCACCCCCAACTCCAACGTGCAGCAGCCCTGCACCTGCTGCTCCACCCAGACCTACAACTGCacctccatcttctcctcctccccggGGCTCCACCCTGCCACTGCTCCTCCACCTGCTACTTACTCACATCGTCACCACAACACTCCTCCTGCTCCATCCAGTCTCCActctgctcctccacctccacctgctcAGTCCCATCAcaacactcctcctcctccatcctcctaTCATCACACTCCACCTCCATCCTCCCATCGCCAaactcctcctccatcctcccaTCGCCAaactcctcctccatcctcccaTCATCAaactcctcctccatcctcccaTCATCAAACTCCTCCCCACTCCAGCGACCATCTGACCACTCCTTCTGTCCCTCCTTCCTCCAGTGACGATactcctctgtcctcccatCACCATACTCCACCTCCCCCCTCCactgctcctcctctctccacacTCCTCCCTACTCCTCCCTGTCTCCGCAGCTGCCCTCCTCCCACCCTGTGGTGCAGTGacctcccctctcctcacccctcCTGTCCGGCATCAGAGGCTGCGTCTCCCCCCTGGTTCTCCCGCCCCTCCTGCATGAATCAGGTTTGTGATCAGGTGGGCGGAGTCGTCCCGTCTGACGCCTACCAGCTCCTCCTTCATCAGGACCGACAGCTCCGCCTCCTACAGGCGCAG GTCCAGATGTTGCTGGAGGCTCAGGGGAAACTTCAGTCCTCCAGTCGGCAGGTCGACACTCACGCACCCCCGAACACTGCCAGCATCGCTGTAGGGACAG GTGCCAGTCTGTTCTGGGGGGATCCTGTCCAGTTCCCCCTCCCCCATCAGGAGGGACAggctcctctcccctcctcccccacgCCTCCACACTCGTCCTCTCTCAGCCCCTCCTCCTGCAAACCCCCATCACACGCTGACCTGTCTGTCATTGAGCCAGTGGATGGAGCTGAGGATGGTGACATCACAGGTCAGGGGGCTGCCTGCTCCCCCTCTGGTCAGCACAG TTTCAGCCGTCTGCAAAGTCCAGTTCTGGGAGAGAGTGTCAGCATGTACGGAGCTGCAGACGACCAGCAGAGCTTCTTCCACAGCCTAAAG AATCAGCTGACCAGTCGTCTCCAGGAGTCAGAtggtaaacaggaagtggagcaGGAGGAGTCCAGGAGGAGGAGCCTGTCTGCGGTTTCTGGCCACTCCCAGTCCTCCCAGTGTTCCCAGTTCTCTCAGTCCAGGAGCAAACAGAGCTGTGGTGGAGACCTGGTGGTCAGTGCCACCGtgaggcagctgcagcagctcggAGTCGACGTAGATCGAGAGGATCTGACGGCGTCAGACAGACGAGTGCAGCAGACTGTGGAGAGCAGCAG CACTCTGGCGAGCATCAACCCGGCGGCTGTTCTGTCTCGACTGAGCGTGAGTGAGCCGACAGCGAGCTCGCTGTTCCCAGGAGGCAGCGTGGATCTGAGTCTAGAGGCCAACGCCATCGCCCTGCGCTACCTGAGTGACTCTCAGCTCAGCAGACTGTCTCTGGGAGGCCACACCCCCTGCACAGGCCCCGCCTCCTCCAACGACTCCCTGCTGTCGCCCAGCAACATGTCTCTGGCCACCAGGAAGTACATGAGGAGGTATGGCCTgatagaggaggaagaggaggaggaggaggaggtcgaTGCTCAGAAGGTGTCGGTTCGCCAGCCACTGACCAAAGGTCTGAATGTGAAGCTCCTCCCACAAAGTCAGCTGATCCGGGACCTGAGGCCTAAAATGCAGCTGTTAGCCGGCGGCACCAAACCGACCGCAGCCGACAAGGAGAACTGTTCCAGCAGGCGGCCATCTTTAGTGAGTGCGGGCAGCCTTGAGACGGAAGGATCAGTGGGAAACATCCTGGACCTGAGCCGCCTTAGACAGCTGCCCAAACTCTTCTGA
- the stil gene encoding SCL-interrupting locus protein homolog isoform X2 encodes MLTRLTLAGVSKSPRCFRRLVTVNSSSVPAAAGMSCPVKFQALPTGVFDTVFTPENVRGRASMNSITPLSFPKSRLALWDGSPAGEKLRLQLCAHRKPRLVLSEKTLRLAQRHARHSNKPRLLCFLLGSVCVDADEEGITVTLDRFDPGRDQGGASGRVPSALLPGDVLVPCLFSTQTEAASDTVVQSEAELHHCFKALQQCVSNRQTLGLSQLMEVRGHVIVSHQSDTATFVLSWSAVCPSVSVDVQPVRAVPIIPTALLRSLTSIHRPLPHATNRQRGFLTMDQSRKLLLLLESDPKASNLPLVGLWLSGVTHVHNPQVWVWCLRFLFSSALQDRVLSESRCFLLVLFGSTHRAPQFFQCRGPGPGPGPQLDYQLLTASHSVTLYQVASVEGRTLQCELDSEDHSRQMDIFRDALTSFNRAVPPAVGLSVSDQDSGVEDEDVSPRPSPSPHPPAQQVRRVQPSVPELSLLIDGSFASNHSGWQDPGSAHRPPPAPPAADRKSAPPTGNTSASSSAPRPAAPPHLHSTPNSNVQQPCTCCSTQTYNCTSIFSSSPGLHPATAPPPATYSHRHHNTPPAPSSLHSAPPPPPAQSHHNTPPPPSSYHHTPPPSSHRQTPPPSSHRQTPPPSSHHQTPPPSSHHQTPPHSSDHLTTPSVPPSSSDDTPLSSHHHTPPPPSTAPPLSTLLPTPPCLRSCPPPTLWCSDLPSPHPSCPASEAASPPWFSRPSCMNQVCDQVGGVVPSDAYQLLLHQDRQLRLLQAQVQMLLEAQGKLQSSSRQVDTHAPPNTASIAVGTGASLFWGDPVQFPLPHQEGQAPLPSSPTPPHSSSLSPSSCKPPSHADLSVIEPVDGAEDGDITGQGAACSPSGQHSFSRLQSPVLGESVSMYGAADDQQSFFHSLKNQLTSRLQESDGKQEVEQEESRRRSLSAVSGHSQSSQCSQFSQSRSKQSCGGDLVVSATVRQLQQLGVDVDREDLTASDRRVQQTVESSSTLASINPAAVLSRLSVSEPTASSLFPGGSVDLSLEANAIALRYLSDSQLSRLSLGGHTPCTGPASSNDSLLSPSNMSLATRKYMRRYGLIEEEEEEEEEVDAQKVSVRQPLTKGLNVKLLPQSQLIRDLRPKMQLLAGGTKPTAADKENCSSRRPSLVSAGSLETEGSVGNILDLSRLRQLPKLF; translated from the exons ATGCTAAccaggctaacgttagcaggtgttagcaaGTCACCGCGGTGTTTCCGGCGTTTAGTGACCGTTAACAGTTCCAGTGTGCCGGCCGCAGCAGGGATGAGCTGCCCGGTGAAGTTCCAGGCTCTACCGACCGGAGTGTTTGACACGGTCTTTACACCGGAGAACGTGAGAGGAAG AGCCTCGATGAACTCCATCACTCCGCTCAGTTTCCCCAAATCCAGATTGGCTCTGTGGGACGGCAGCCCTGCTGGAGAGAAGCTCCGCCTCCAGCTCTGCGCtcacag gaagcCTCGCCTGGTGCTGTCAGAAAAAACTCTGCGTCTGGCTCAGCGTCACGCCCGTCACAGCAACAAGCCCCGCCTCCTGTGTTTTCTCCTGGGATCAGTGTGTGTCGATGCAG ATGAGGAGGGCATCACTGTGACTCTGGACCGCTTTGATCCGGGTCGGGACCAGGGCGGAGCCTCAGGCAGGGTCccctctgctctgctgcctgGAGACGTCCTGGTGCCCTGTTTGTTCTCCACACAGACTGAGGCTGCGTCTGACACTGTCGTCCAATCAGAGGCTGAGCTACATCACTGCTTCAAG gcgttgcagcagtgtgtgagCAACAGACAGACTCTGGGACTATCTCAGCTgatggaggtcagaggtcatgtgaTCGTGTCTCACCAGTCTGACACTGCGACATTCGTCCTCAGCTGGTCggctgtctgtccatctgtcagCGTGGATGTTCAGCCGGTCCGGGCCGTTCCCATCATCCCCACCGCTCTGCTGAGGAGTCTGACCAGCATCCACCGGCCGCTGCCGCACGCCACCAATCGACAGAGAGG GTTTCTCACCATGGATCAGAGCaggaaactgctgctgctgctggagtctGATCCCAAAGCCTCCAACCTGCCGCTGGTCGGACT CTGGCTGAGTGGGGTCACACACGTCCACAACCCTCAGGTGTGGGTCTGGTGTCTGAGGTTCCTGTTTAGCTCCGCCCTCCAGGACAG AGTTCTGTCAGAGAGCCGCTGTTTCCTCCTCGTCCTGTTTGGCTCCACCCACAGAGCTCCTCAGTTCTTCCAGTGTcgaggaccaggaccaggaccaggacctcAGCTGGACTACCAGCTGCTGACGGCCTCCCACAGTGTCACACTGTACCAG GTGGCGTCGGTGGAGGGTCGGACTCTGCAGTGTGAGCTGGACTCAGAGGATCacagcagacagatggacatCTTCAGAGACGCTCTGACCTCCTTCAACAG AGCCGTCCCTCCAGCTGTCGGTCTGTCTGTCAGCGATCAGGACTCCGGAGTCGAGGACGAAGATGTGTCTCCACGACCGTCCCCGAGTCCCCACCCCCCTGCTCAGCAG GTTCGGAGGGTTCAGCCGTCTGTTCCTGAACTCTCTCTGCTGATTGACGGCAGCTTCGCCTCCAATCACAGCGGCTGGCAGGACCCTGGCTCCGCCCACAggcctcctcctgctcctcctgccgCTGACAGGAAGTCTGCTCCTCCAACCGGAAAtacctctgcctcctcctcagctcccagacctgctgctcctcctcacctccacagCACCCCCAACTCCAACGTGCAGCAGCCCTGCACCTGCTGCTCCACCCAGACCTACAACTGCacctccatcttctcctcctccccggGGCTCCACCCTGCCACTGCTCCTCCACCTGCTACTTACTCACATCGTCACCACAACACTCCTCCTGCTCCATCCAGTCTCCActctgctcctccacctccacctgctcAGTCCCATCAcaacactcctcctcctccatcctcctaTCATCACACTCCACCTCCATCCTCCCATCGCCAaactcctcctccatcctcccaTCGCCAaactcctcctccatcctcccaTCATCAaactcctcctccatcctcccaTCATCAAACTCCTCCCCACTCCAGCGACCATCTGACCACTCCTTCTGTCCCTCCTTCCTCCAGTGACGATactcctctgtcctcccatCACCATACTCCACCTCCCCCCTCCactgctcctcctctctccacacTCCTCCCTACTCCTCCCTGTCTCCGCAGCTGCCCTCCTCCCACCCTGTGGTGCAGTGacctcccctctcctcacccctcCTGTCCGGCATCAGAGGCTGCGTCTCCCCCCTGGTTCTCCCGCCCCTCCTGCATGAATCAGGTTTGTGATCAGGTGGGCGGAGTCGTCCCGTCTGACGCCTACCAGCTCCTCCTTCATCAGGACCGACAGCTCCGCCTCCTACAGGCGCAG GTCCAGATGTTGCTGGAGGCTCAGGGGAAACTTCAGTCCTCCAGTCGGCAGGTCGACACTCACGCACCCCCGAACACTGCCAGCATCGCTGTAGGGACAG GTGCCAGTCTGTTCTGGGGGGATCCTGTCCAGTTCCCCCTCCCCCATCAGGAGGGACAggctcctctcccctcctcccccacgCCTCCACACTCGTCCTCTCTCAGCCCCTCCTCCTGCAAACCCCCATCACACGCTGACCTGTCTGTCATTGAGCCAGTGGATGGAGCTGAGGATGGTGACATCACAGGTCAGGGGGCTGCCTGCTCCCCCTCTGGTCAGCACAG TTTCAGCCGTCTGCAAAGTCCAGTTCTGGGAGAGAGTGTCAGCATGTACGGAGCTGCAGACGACCAGCAGAGCTTCTTCCACAGCCTAAAG AATCAGCTGACCAGTCGTCTCCAGGAGTCAGAtggtaaacaggaagtggagcaGGAGGAGTCCAGGAGGAGGAGCCTGTCTGCGGTTTCTGGCCACTCCCAGTCCTCCCAGTGTTCCCAGTTCTCTCAGTCCAGGAGCAAACAGAGCTGTGGTGGAGACCTGGTGGTCAGTGCCACCGtgaggcagctgcagcagctcggAGTCGACGTAGATCGAGAGGATCTGACGGCGTCAGACAGACGAGTGCAGCAGACTGTGGAGAGCAGCAG CACTCTGGCGAGCATCAACCCGGCGGCTGTTCTGTCTCGACTGAGCGTGAGTGAGCCGACAGCGAGCTCGCTGTTCCCAGGAGGCAGCGTGGATCTGAGTCTAGAGGCCAACGCCATCGCCCTGCGCTACCTGAGTGACTCTCAGCTCAGCAGACTGTCTCTGGGAGGCCACACCCCCTGCACAGGCCCCGCCTCCTCCAACGACTCCCTGCTGTCGCCCAGCAACATGTCTCTGGCCACCAGGAAGTACATGAGGAGGTATGGCCTgatagaggaggaagaggaggaggaggaggaggtcgaTGCTCAGAAGGTGTCGGTTCGCCAGCCACTGACCAAAGGTCTGAATGTGAAGCTCCTCCCACAAAGTCAGCTGATCCGGGACCTGAGGCCTAAAATGCAGCTGTTAGCCGGCGGCACCAAACCGACCGCAGCCGACAAGGAGAACTGTTCCAGCAGGCGGCCATCTTTAGTGAGTGCGGGCAGCCTTGAGACGGAAGGATCAGTGGGAAACATCCTGGACCTGAGCCGCCTTAGACAGCTGCCCAAACTCTTCTGA